From Antechinus flavipes isolate AdamAnt ecotype Samford, QLD, Australia chromosome 1, AdamAnt_v2, whole genome shotgun sequence:
ctctctgtctttctgtttgtctctctttgtctctgtctctctctgtgtctctttctctctatccctgtctccttctctttgtctctgtctctctctgtgtgtctatttctctctatccctgtctctttctctgtctctctctctctgtctctgtctctttctcctctctcctccctgtctttctctctgtctgtctctgtctctttctatccctgtctctttctctctgtctctgtctctctctttctgtttctgagtctttctcctctctcccccctctctgtctctgtctttttctatctctgtctgtctgtctctctctctctttctctctatccctgtctctttctctgtctctctctctctgtctctgtctctttctcctctctcctccctctctgtatttctctctgtctctgtctctttctatccctgtctctttctctctctctctctgtctctctctttctgtttctgtctctttctcctctctcccccctctctgtctctgtctttttctatctctgtctctctctctctttctctctatccctgtctctttctctgtttctctgtgtttctgtctctgtctgtttctcctctctcctccctctctgtatttctctctgtctgtctctgtctctttctacctctgtctctgcctctttctttctgtctgtctctgtctctttgtctttctcctccccttttttctttctctcctcccctttctcacACACcctttaaatgtgtgtgtgtgtgtgtgtgtgtgtgtgtgtgagatcttGCCTCAGACTATAAGCTCATCGGAGGCAGTGACTGTCCTTCTTTTTGCCTGCTCTTATATTCCTGGTGTTCAGTACAACCCTGGAGCACAATACACGGTTAATACTTTTATTCATCTGATGGGACTCCTTTGCTCAGATGCTTTTGATCAGCAACTAGTAGATTCTTTCCAAGTCTATTGCAAACAGAAGTTGACCTTAAAGTTTTTCTGCCACTGAGTCTTCGTTAATAATAAATCGATCattcaaaatttattaagcaactactatgtgttAAGCGCTCTGCTACGGCTCCGACCCCAGGACACACTGACTAGCTCCAGGTAATGCTCTGAAAGCCAGCAGCAGATGCAGCCCCAGCTGTGTAGACGCCAGCTGCCCACAGGGACTACAATTCCCGTGAGGCCTTGCGGTAGAGCACCGCATTCCCCCCTCCCCCGAGGACAGGAGCAAGGTGAACTTGTCCGCCCCGAGTATGACGCGCCTGCTCCTACGGAAGGCAGCGATTGGCGGGGAGAAGCCAATAGGAGAAGGTGTTGCTTCAAGCTTAGTGAGGTCTACGGCCAGGAGGAGAGGACTGAGGATGAACTTTGTGCTGCGTACCCTTGGCCAGTGCCGGGGCCTCGCGGGGTCCTGGGGTGGGATCGCCCCTCATGCTGCTCCCAGGTGAGAGTCAGGCAGAGAAGAATCCGGAGAAGAAAGAAGGGCAGCTTTAGAACATGGAGCGGTGGAgttgagagggagagggaagccTTAGAACATGGAAGGGTAGAGCTGAAGGGGGGGAACCTTAGACCGTGGAACGTTAGAGCTGAGGAGGGGGGCGGGGCGGGCTTAGAACGTGAATGTTAGCGCTGAAGGGGGGCAGTCTTAAAACCTGGAACTTCAGAGCTGAAGCGGGGGGatgggaagggccttagaacttACAACTTTAGAGTGGAGAGAGCGTTAGGGTTCGGGTTAGAACGGGACCTTACAGACCAACCTCATCCTTCTCCGGAGAAGGCTGAATCACGAGGTTATGattagacagtgtctgagacggTCTGATTGCAACTGCAGTGCTTAATGTTTGAACTGGAAAGGGCATGGGGGACCCTTAAAATATGGAATGTTAGCTTTAGACAGGAGCCAGGAGGGAGTCTCAGGAGATGCAGTGTTGGGGctggaagggaggggggaaggggaatttaaagttcagaaaagaattttcttttctggaggAGTAAGGGAGCAGTTCTAGAGAGAAGCAGCCTGCCTCAGAATTTAGTGTCACTTTGAGGTAGTTGTTGCTATCTGTAATGCCGGGATTCCAGGCCAGGGTGAGCTTGTCTGGAGGGGGGGCAATaagtaaaaaagaggaaggagggttCAGTGAGTGGGGGAGCCTAAGATTTATGAAGTGCCCTCTGTGCTCAGTTCTAGGGATCTAATGTTTTTAATGACAGAGCCATTCTTGAGGAGCTCATAGTTGAGTTGATGGATAACTGGTACTGAGAGGGAGGTGGTTGAATGGCTCCTTGCTGCTGGGGGAGAGAATCTCCCTACAGCCAAAAGACATAGTGCCCTCTTTCCTTGAAGTtaactctaggtaagtcacttttcctttctagaggaaacttgttttcttctctgtaaaatggggttaatgatACTGCTCTGTCTTCCCCAGAGGATCAAGTGAGAAGGTGATTTGTAAATGACAAAGTGTTGCTAATCGAGGTCCCAGTGTTTCTATAATAGAATGACCACCTGGGACAAAGGTGTTATAAGAATAATTAGCCCATTTAATAACTGAGGGACCGGGTACACAGCAGTCTAGTGACGTGCTTGTGGTCAGAGGTAAGACTCCTGGCAACACAGCAGTGTTGCCCCCTCTCCTTGAGCTTGCTCACAGAaacccccttccttctctctagaCCGTTCCTACCATGGCTGCCCCAGCTCAGGACTATCAGCCTCCTCACTCGAATCTCTGCTGATCCCTGTGGCAGCTTCCATGTGGCACAGCCTAGGTCCCTGGCTCCTTGGGGCTATCAACAGGTGCGCTCTAAGGCCCGGGGCAACGAATACCAGCCCAGCAACATCAAGCGGAAGCGGAAACATGGTTGGATTCGGAGACTCAGCACTCCTGGTGGAATTAAGGTGATCTTGCGGCGGATGCTGAAGGGTCGGAAGTCCTTGAGCCACTGAGGCCTAAGCAGGCTCTCCCCGGGAGCCAGAATGAGCAGCGCCCAAGGACTGCATTAGCCAGACGAGATGGACAGGGACACCTCTAAGACAAAGCTTGAGCTCCTGACTGCCAGCCAGGACGATGGCTACCCTTACTTGGTATGTTAATACCATGGGACTTTTTCAGCAAAATCTTTGAGTTTAGAAGACTGAAATTCTTCCTGTGATGTCAGAGAATTGACTAAATGCAGAACTATTAAAGCAGTTAAACCctgcagagatattggagtatgATCTTTTCCCAGGTGTGCAGTTGATGAGGGAAGTTTTAagcatatatatgaaaatgaaatttggtGGAATACATGTAAAGTCCTGTACTGAGGTTCCAAAAACAACCACACAAATAAAGAGTGAAGGAggtgtgaatgaatgaatgaatgaactagcCAGTGGTTCACTGAGAAAGATCTGGGGGGTTTTTTTGGACTGCAAGTACAAGATATCTTAACTCTATTATGAAAGCTAAAAATCCAATCTCAGGCTGCATAAAAGACAGGTGAAGTGGccagaaaaaaaagtatgagatAGTCTCCCTGTGTTCAGTTCTGTTAACCAAATTTTGGGAAAGATGTAGCTAAGCTAAAAGGTGATTATGATGGTAAGGAAAAGTGGGACTGCTTAATCTAATTGTTTAGCATTCACAGCCATTCACAAGCTACTCTTCctcacttttccagtcttcttagacCATTTCGATCCCCACATGTTTTTAGATCCATTAACAGTGGATTCCCTGCTGTTTGAAAAAAGACACTATCTCCTGACTGgatattttcactggctattcccCAAACCTGAAATGCTCACCCTTGTCTCTACCTTCTGgctttcctaatttccttcaagtcccacctaaaatcccatcttctacagaaagTCTTTTCCTCTTAGTgctagtgccttttctctgttgattaattcctatttatcctgtatatgccttatttgtacataattgtttttatgttgtctccccattatcactgagcttagcatagtgcttggcatttAAATGTTCCTTGACTGACAGAAGATATAGGAGAAAGGGATGGGGCATAGTGCTGTCTTAGGACTTGAGGGGCTGTCTTTAAAGAATTAAGACATATATATGATTGACTCTAGAATACAGTTAGGAACAGTAAATGGAAGATGTGAAAGAGCTGATTTAAGCCTGATATAAGGGGGtaagatcataaatctagaactgGAGGGACCTTAGGGATTGTCAGGTTCTACCGAGGCCCATGGAAACTGTGATTTAGATCATACCTGTAGTGTTAGAACCCAGGACCTCCAAATACCCTTTCCCTAAGAGATTGACCTAAAGTGGATTTTGCAATATCTATATGCCCAGAGTTCTCAAAGCACTTTGGACCTCTCTCAGACCCTGCAGGCAGATAAGCCACATTTAAACTCTCAGGTGATCATTTATTATTGAAAATCTGAGACTTGGGTTTTTGGAACCAGGAGGATGAGTTCCTCTTGGAGAGGCAGAATAAAATAGATTCACTTTCTTGTGCGCTTTGGATGATTGAGGACATAAGGGTATTTGTTGACACTTTACCTGATTGCCTGCATTGATCGCTCTACCCCAGAGGGAAATATTCCATACACCTTTGTTGACCTGGGCTGCCCACCTAGAAAGAGGGCTGGGGGATCCTGGTCAGATGGAAAAAGTGTTCCCTGGTTTTgtctaaagattttaaaagtttagcTTCCATTACCACCAATTTAGGTTTCTCATGTTGCTTCTGGTGGGGAATGGAGGGCAGCAAAATTTTTCTCTGATGATTTCAGGACTGCTGAGGGTATCTCTTTGGACTCTATTAGATACTGAGTGGTGACAGGCAAGAAAGCCAGGCTGCATTGAGGTGTCGTGTTCAGGAGGGGACAGTTCTAATGATCAGACTCCACTGGAGTATCAAGTTCAGTTCTGGGAACAATCACAACTTAGGAAGGGTACTGAAGAGAGCTAGAGTGGTCAGAGGAGGAAAGCTAGAATAGTAAAAAAGAGCCTCTAGCTCAAACCAGACCAGctgaaagaaaatgtttggcCAGAGAAGGGACTATTGAGAGGGAAGGTAgtgtaaatattttaagaaaactatacatacaaagttattattaaataaaataaaattaaaattaaaaaaaaagaaaactatacatAAGAGGGATTATATTTTAAGTATCAGTGAACTAgaatttaagtgcctactatgtaccaggtactctgctaagcactgggtATACAAAAAAAGTTATTGTCCTCAGAACTCATATTCTGATAGGAAAGGCTACACCCAAAAGCTATGTGTATAGCAACACACAGAGAAATAAGTAGAAATCATCTCAGAAGGCACTAGGAGAGAATTGgaaaaagcttcttgcagaaaatGGGGATTTGGCTAAggcttgaaagaagccagagaaccccagagatgaggagggagagaattccaggtatgggggatagtcagtgaaaatgctCTGAGCCTGGAAGAGTGTTTTGTGGGAGGAATCCCTGGAGTTTGTGGAATGGCTAGGGGATGTGGTAAAACCTGCACATTGGAAAAATCAGTTTGTCAGCTGAATGGGGGAGAACCTAtggtggggagagacttgaagcagagagaccagTCAGCAGGCCACTGAAAGAGCCCAGGTGAGAGGCGATAAAGGCCCCTTCAGGGCAATATCAGTGTTAGGAGACAGAAGAGAGGGCTGATTTATGAATGATGTTaaggtagaaatggcaagacATGTCCCTGGTTGTAGGTTGGTGGAAACAAgggggagagtgagagagaatgagaagttgAAAGTGACATTTAAGTTTAAAACTTGAGTGACTGGGAAGATAGTGATTCCCTCAACAGTAATAGGAAATTAAGAATAAGagaggattttttcttttttttttttttgggggggggggagatagttcagttttggacatgttgagtttaaggta
This genomic window contains:
- the MRPL34 gene encoding 39S ribosomal protein L34, mitochondrial, encoding MTRLLLRKAAIGGEKPIGEGVASSLVRSTARRRGLRMNFVLRTLGQCRGLAGSWGGIAPHAAPRPFLPWLPQLRTISLLTRISADPCGSFHVAQPRSLAPWGYQQVRSKARGNEYQPSNIKRKRKHGWIRRLSTPGGIKVILRRMLKGRKSLSH